Proteins from one Sphingobacteriaceae bacterium genomic window:
- a CDS encoding DUF1801 domain-containing protein — protein sequence MKNAVDLFISEQKNWKKEFEILREIILSCGLEEELKWKQPCYTYGGKNMVILGGFKNYCMLAFFKGALIKDEEGILEQQTDNVQATRVIKFTKPKEIIKIKDTIKSFIFQAIEIEKSGAKISYKKTEDFKIPIELSKKLKASAKFKKAFESLTPGRQKAYILFFSSAKQTKTIESRIEKYTERILKGKGLLDCVCGLSKKYPACDGSHQQLKNKFSTSSR from the coding sequence ATGAAAAATGCTGTAGATTTATTTATAAGCGAGCAAAAAAATTGGAAAAAAGAATTTGAAATTCTACGCGAAATTATTTTGAGTTGTGGTTTAGAAGAAGAGCTAAAATGGAAACAACCTTGTTATACCTATGGCGGAAAAAACATGGTCATTTTAGGAGGATTTAAAAATTACTGCATGCTTGCCTTTTTTAAAGGAGCACTAATTAAAGATGAAGAAGGCATTTTGGAACAGCAAACCGATAACGTGCAGGCTACCAGAGTTATTAAATTCACCAAGCCCAAAGAAATTATTAAAATAAAAGATACTATTAAATCTTTTATATTTCAAGCCATCGAAATTGAAAAATCAGGAGCTAAAATCAGTTATAAAAAAACGGAAGATTTTAAAATACCGATTGAGTTAAGTAAAAAACTAAAAGCATCCGCGAAATTTAAAAAAGCATTTGAATCACTTACACCGGGCCGACAAAAGGCCTATATTTTATTTTTCTCCTCAGCAAAACAAACCAAAACCATTGAAAGCAGAATTGAAAAATATACCGAACGCATTTTAAAGGGTAAAGGTCTTTTAGATTGCGTTTGTGGTTTATCCAAAAAATATCCTGCTTGCGATGGATCGCATCAACAGCTTAAAAATAAATTTTCTACTTCCTCACGTTAA